One Vigna unguiculata cultivar IT97K-499-35 chromosome 11, ASM411807v1, whole genome shotgun sequence DNA window includes the following coding sequences:
- the LOC114169456 gene encoding uncharacterized protein LOC114169456, whose translation MDVAKDNVHASNQDFKVMHESFSLYNLTEMVGRFISMFLKDQDFGHVDRVFIIRCWKDLATKWIVVDYQSNVHHVTYNMDIHTPMITQGWNQLRSFYGDHQLSAEDHPELFFEIESERTSRDIKVLYQFFWY comes from the exons ATGGATGTGGCCAAAGATAACGTTCAT gcttcaaatcaagatttcaaagTCATGCACGAGTCTTTTTCGCTTTACAACTTAACTG AAATGGTTGGCAGAttcatttctatgtttttgaaagaccag GACTTTGGACACGTCGACCGAGTGTTCATAATACGTTGTTGGAAGGACCTTGCTACTAAATGGATTGTTGTTGATTACCAAAGTAATGTTCACCATGTTACTTACAACATGGATATTCACACTCCAATGATTACCCAAGGTTGGAACCAACTAAGATCTTTCTATGGAGATCATCAACTCTCTGCAGAGGATCACCCTGAATtgttttttgaaattgaaagtGAAAGAACAAGCAGAGATATCAAAGttctttatcaatttttttggtattaa
- the LOC114170657 gene encoding MLP-like protein 28 — MSLSGKISTELPVQATAEKWFHTVRNQLHHIQHVSGDVHGAGLDQGDDWRANDSVKHWTYTVDGRVETCHERIESVDEQKKRIAFKIFGEAIDAKYKVYKLIFEAIEKDDGSGAIKWSVEYEKVSEDVQPPYMYLEFYDHLTEDVDAHLLKADEKNARK; from the exons ATGTCACTTAGTGGAAAAATTAGCACTGAACTTCCGGTTCAAGCAACCGCAGAGAAATGGTTCCACACGGTGAGAAACCAACTCCACCATATTCAACACGTTTCTGGTGATGTTCATGGAGCCGGGCTCGATCAAGGTGATGATTGGCGTGCAAATGATTCGGTCAAACACTGGACTTATACAGTAg ACGGTAGGGTAGAAACATGTCATGAAAGAATTGAATCCGTTGATGAGCAGAAAAAAAGAATTGCATTCAAGATCTTTGGTGAAGCCATTGATGCTAAATATAAGGTCTATAAGCTAATCTTTGAAGCCATAGAGAAGGATGATGGAAGTGGTGCAATAAAATGGAGTGTTGAATATGAGAAGGTGAGTGAGGATGTTCAGCCCCCATATATGTACTTGGAATTCTATGACCATCTCACTGAAGATGTTGATGCTCATCTTCTCAAGGCTGATGAGAAAAATGCCAGAAAATAA
- the LOC114169158 gene encoding MLP-like protein 43, with amino-acid sequence MSLAGKLSTELPVHATAEKWFHTFTNQLHHIQHVTHKVHGAKLHQGDDWHANDSVKHWTYTLDGKVETCHETIESVDEQKKRIAFKIFGDAIDHKYKVFNLTFEAIEKDDGSAAIKWSVEYEKVSEDVHPPYGYLEYYDHVTKDVDAHLVEAEKNARK; translated from the exons ATGTCACTTGCTGGAAAACTCAGCACTGAACTTCCAGTCCATGCAACTGCAGAAAAATGGTTCCACACCTTCACAAACCAACTCCACCATATTCAACACGTTACTCATAAAGTTCATGGAGCCAAACTCCATCAAGGTGATGATTGGCATGCCAATGATTCCGTCAAACACTGGACTTATACCCTAG ACGGTAAGGTAGAAACATGTCATGAAACAATTGAATCTGTTGATGAGCAGAAGAAAAGAATTGCATTCAAGATCTTTGGTGATGCTATAGATCATAAATATAAAGTCTTTAACCTAACTTTTGAAGCCATTGAGAAGGATGATGGAAGTGCTGCAATTAAATGGAGTGTTGAATATGAGAAGGTGAGTGAAGATGTTCATCCCCCATATGGGTACTTGGAATACTACGATCATGTCACTAAAGATGTTGATGCTCATCTTGTTGAGGCCGAGAAAAATGCCagaaaataa
- the LOC114169030 gene encoding MLP-like protein 28, translating into MSLTGKISTELPVHATAEKWFHTYAKRLHHIQHVAAKVHGTKLHEGDDWHTTDSVKHWTYTLDGKTVTCLESIESVDEENKRIVYKMFGEAVEGKYKPLKLIFEAIEKDDGKAAIRWSIEYEKLREDVHPPYGYLELYDHVIKDVDAHIVEAEKNSTK; encoded by the exons ATGTCACTTACTGGGAAAATTAGCACTGAACTCCCAGTTCATGCAACTGCAGAGAAATGGTTCCACACCTACGCAAAACGACTCCACCATATTCAACATGTTGCTGCTAAAGTTCATGGAACCAAACTTCATGAAGGTGATGATTGGCATACCACGGATTCGGTCAAACACTGGACTTATACCTTAG ACGGTAAGACAGTAACGTGTCTTGAATCTATTGAATCGGTGGATGAAGAGAACAAAAGAATAGTATATAAGATGTTTGGTGAAGCTGTGGAAGGTAAATATAAGCCACTGAAGCTAATCTTTGAAGCCATTGAGAAGGATGATGGCAAAGCTGCTATCAGATGGAGCATTGAATATGAGAAGCTGAGAGAGGATGTTCATCCCCCATATGGCTACTTAGAATTATATGACCATGTCATTAAGGATGTTGATGCTCATATTGTCGAGGCTGAAAAAAATTCTACCAAATAA
- the LOC114169040 gene encoding MLP-like protein 28, protein MSLTGKISTELPVHATADKWFHILTKKLHHVQHVAGKVHGAKLHEGDDWHTNDSVKHWTYTLDGKTVTCLETIESVDEQKKTIVFKLFGEAVDGKYKPLKLIFEAIEKDGGRTAIRWSIEYEKLREDVHPPYAYLELYDHVIKDVDAHIVEAEKNATK, encoded by the exons ATGTCACTTACTGGAAAAATTAGCACTGAACTCCCAGTTCATGCAACTGCAGACAAGTGGTTCCACATCTTAACCAAAAAGCTCCATCATGTTCAACACGTTGCTGGAAAAGTTCATGGAGCCAAACTCCATGAAGGTGATGATTGGCATACCAATGATTCGGTCAAACACTGGACTTATACCTTAG ACGGTAAGACAGTAACATGTCTCGAAACTATTGAATCGGTTGATGAGCAGAAGAAAACAATTGTATTCAAGCTGTTTGGTGAAGCTGTGGATGGTAAATATAAGCCCTTGAAGCTAATCTTTGAAGCCATAGAGAAGGATGGTGGCAGAACTGCTATCAGATGGAGTATTGAATATGAGAAGCTGAGAGAGGATGTTCATCCCCCATATGCCTACTTAGAATTATATGACCATGTTATTAAGGATGTTGATGCTCATATTGTCGAGGCTGAAAAAAATGCCACCAAATAA